The genomic window TCTCGGCCGTAATCTCGCTTAACCTTGTCTCGTCCTCGGCGCCGATCAGCTTCCGATACAGGGAGAGGCGAACCGTGGAATCTGGGATATAGTCGTCCGGGATGAAGGCCGATATGGGGATATTTATCTCGGGGTCGAACTCGATTGTCGGTGCATCCCCCTTGATCTCGGCCATTGCCTCCTTGATCATGCTGTTGTACATCTCGAAACCGACGGTGTTTATGTGGCCGGACTGATCTTTGCCGAGGAGGTTTCCTGCGCCCCTGATCTCAAGGTCGTAGGCGGCTATTTTTATACCGGAGCCGAGCTCCGTAAACTCCGAGATGACCTTGAGCCTCTTCTCGGCGTCTTGTGTAAGCCCCTTTGTCCCCGGGACGAGGAGATAGGTATATGCCCTGACGTTAGAGCGGCCGACCCTCCCCCGAATCTGGTAAAGCTGCGCCAGGCCGAACATGTCGGCCCTGTTTATGATCATGGTGTTCGCCGCCGGAATATCAAGGCCCGACTCGATAATGGCGCTGGAGAGGAGGAGGTCGATCCTCTTGTTTACGAAATCGAGCATGACCTTCTCCAGCTCGTGTTCGTTCATCTGCCCGTGGGCAATCCCTATCCTAACCCCGGGGAGGAGTCCCTCGAGATACCCGCGCATCGCCGGGATGCTCTTTACCCTGTTGTGGACGAAGAAAACCTGCCCCCCCCTGTTCATCTCCCTTAACACGGCCTCCTTTATGACGTCGGAGTCAAACTCCGATATGTAGGTCTTTACCGAAAGGCGGTTTAGGGGGGCGGTGTTGATGACAGATATGTCCCTGATTCCCATCATCGACATGGAGAGGGTCCTGGGGATGGGGGTTGCGGTCATGGCAAGGACGTCAAGCTGGGTCTTCATCTTAACTATCTTCTCCTTGTGCCTGACCCCAAAGCGGTGCTCCTCATCGACGATGAGAAGCCCCAGGTCTTTAAAGGAGATGTCCTTGGAGAAAAGCCTGTGGGTTCCAATGACGACGTCGACACTCCCTTCCTTCAGGCCGGAGATAACCTCCCCCTGCTCCTTTTTCGTAAGAAACCTCGATAGCATCTTAACGTTTACAGGGTAGTCCTTGAACCTCTCCTTGAACGTCAGGTAGTGCTGCTCGGCTAAGATCGTCGTGGGGACTATCACCGCTACCTGTTTTCCCTCCGTTACGGCGACAAACGCCCCCCTCATCGCGATTTCCGTCTTTCCATAGCCCACGTCCCCGGAGACGAGGCGGTCCATCGGCGTGGGACTCATCATGTCGGCGATCACATCCTCCGTCGCCTTCAGCTGATCGGGGGTTTCCTCGAAGGCGAATCCAGCCTCGAACTCGGCGAAATCGCTCCCGGGGGCGGAAAAAGAGTGGCCCGGATTCGCTCTCCTCTTTGCGTAAAGTGAGGCGAGCTCCCTTGCCATTGCCATGATCTCCGCCTTGACCTTCCCCTTGGACTTCTCCCACGCCCCGCTTCCCAGTTTGTCGAGCCTTACCGCGGCGCCGTCCCCCCCCCTGTAGCGGTGGAGGAGGGATATCCTGTCCACCGGGATGTAGAGCTTGTCGTTATCTTCGTATTCGACGTGGAGAAAGTCACCGGTGGTTCCCATGACCTTGAGGTTCAGAAGTCCGATATACCTGCCGACTCCGAACTTCTTGTGAACGACATAATCGCCCGGATTCAAGGGGTCCGACCTCTTTACCGCCTCGCCGAGCCCGTCCCCTTTGGGCTTTCTTATCTTTATCTTTGTTCCGAATATCTCCTCTTCCGTAATGATTACGATACCCAGAGACGGGTCTTCAAAACCGACACTCAGTCCCCCTATGAGGATCGCTCCCTTCACCCCTCCTCTCAGCCACGCGTTGAACGTCAGATCGTAGACCGCCATCTCCACCCCGTGGTTGTAGAGGAGGTCGGAAAGACGCTTCCCCTGGGTCTTGGTAAGACATACGACGGCCACCCTGTTCCCCTCGGTTATCTCGCGGCTTATCTTTTTCACCAGAGGAGTGAGAAGGGAATCCCCCTTCTTTATCCCCTTTATCTTCGCCCTGAGAGAGGAGTGATCCACCGTCTCAAGCCGGATCGTCTCCTCCCTCTCCCCCGTTATGATGGGATTTATCTTGACCGCGCTCATTCCGGCCAAAAGCCCCTTGACATCTTCGGGAGACAGAAAGAGCTCCTCCACGGGCAGCGACGGGTCCTTCTTTTCAACTGATCGGCCGTAGTTACCGCGGCAGAGATTGTGGAACTGGTCGGCCTCGCTGAAAATCCCCTCCGGCTCATCGACAAACACGAGGGCGCTTTTCGGGAGGTAGTCGAACAGGGTGTCCATCCCTCCGTAAAAGGCTTTGGCCTGCGCCCCGAGGCCCGGGGGCACACGGAAGGCCTCGATCTCCTCTATCATCTTCCTGATCCTCTTGACGGGGGTATCGACCATGTTTCCGGCTTCCCTTATCCACCTTATGCCCCGCTTCCTGTTCTCCTCGGTGAGGACGAGCTCCGACGCCGGAAGGAGTTCCAACGCCCTGATCTCGTTTATCGACCGCTGGGTCTCGGGGTCGAAGGTCCTTATCGACTCCACAACGTCGCCGAAAAACTCCACCCGGACGGGATTCGGCCTCGATGGTCCGAAAAAATCGAGGATGCCCCCTCGAATCGAGAAGTCCCCCGGACTCCGAACGAGATCCTGGGATATGTATCCTGACATCACGAGGAATCCTACGATCGACCCTATCGAGACTTCCTTCCCCCTGACTATCTCGA from Candidatus Zymogenus saltonus includes these protein-coding regions:
- the mfd gene encoding transcription-repair coupling factor; translated protein: MEERYSKGTDETINEILSLSGKGGGGLNITGLTGSAAHHLAVKTALRSERPILFIVPGKRFDEETANIEFYAGEIPGGVNVLSLPSLDFDPYDRLSPQIDTTIARIRTLSKMVDKNGPYIITAPVRSLMTRVMPKSDLSKMRIEIVRGKEVSIGSIVGFLVMSGYISQDLVRSPGDFSIRGGILDFFGPSRPNPVRVEFFGDVVESIRTFDPETQRSINEIRALELLPASELVLTEENRKRGIRWIREAGNMVDTPVKRIRKMIEEIEAFRVPPGLGAQAKAFYGGMDTLFDYLPKSALVFVDEPEGIFSEADQFHNLCRGNYGRSVEKKDPSLPVEELFLSPEDVKGLLAGMSAVKINPIITGEREETIRLETVDHSSLRAKIKGIKKGDSLLTPLVKKISREITEGNRVAVVCLTKTQGKRLSDLLYNHGVEMAVYDLTFNAWLRGGVKGAILIGGLSVGFEDPSLGIVIITEEEIFGTKIKIRKPKGDGLGEAVKRSDPLNPGDYVVHKKFGVGRYIGLLNLKVMGTTGDFLHVEYEDNDKLYIPVDRISLLHRYRGGDGAAVRLDKLGSGAWEKSKGKVKAEIMAMARELASLYAKRRANPGHSFSAPGSDFAEFEAGFAFEETPDQLKATEDVIADMMSPTPMDRLVSGDVGYGKTEIAMRGAFVAVTEGKQVAVIVPTTILAEQHYLTFKERFKDYPVNVKMLSRFLTKKEQGEVISGLKEGSVDVVIGTHRLFSKDISFKDLGLLIVDEEHRFGVRHKEKIVKMKTQLDVLAMTATPIPRTLSMSMMGIRDISVINTAPLNRLSVKTYISEFDSDVIKEAVLREMNRGGQVFFVHNRVKSIPAMRGYLEGLLPGVRIGIAHGQMNEHELEKVMLDFVNKRIDLLLSSAIIESGLDIPAANTMIINRADMFGLAQLYQIRGRVGRSNVRAYTYLLVPGTKGLTQDAEKRLKVISEFTELGSGIKIAAYDLEIRGAGNLLGKDQSGHINTVGFEMYNSMIKEAMAEIKGDAPTIEFDPEINIPISAFIPDDYIPDSTVRLSLYRKLIGAEDETRLSEITAEIKDRFGKPPTAVLNLINLAEIRFLAREAGVVSVNNQGGQLKINFHEAAELNSEEIVKMVYVEPERFGLSPDGTLKFTPPEVEIEGLIEHLRNLLQRLAQYVRL